A window of the Cellvibrio sp. pealriver genome harbors these coding sequences:
- a CDS encoding Cof-type HAD-IIB family hydrolase gives MFEQSSAPNTFVFDMDGTLLNEHHELSPLTISALNALRERGHRLVIATGRHYKDIRAYLTQLGGGIAAITCNGAMIHNAEGELIRRACLPLIVNETLLPLGEAAGVHLNMYTDVEWLVNAPCESMLDAHAESQFFYRQIPLQEMIITPALKILFYGENAKLQQLKVQIEHALPLPIHLTFSDDYYLEAMPQHISKGNALKTLAMYLNFSLTNSMAFGDGFNDVELFGAVSHAVVMGNASEKLKNLFPHAHRALSHTEDGVARFLFEHVLQG, from the coding sequence ATGTTTGAGCAGTCATCAGCTCCCAACACATTTGTATTTGATATGGATGGCACTCTGTTAAATGAGCACCATGAACTTTCGCCATTAACGATTAGTGCGCTGAATGCACTGCGCGAGCGCGGTCACCGGTTGGTGATTGCGACGGGGCGGCACTACAAGGATATTCGTGCATATTTAACGCAATTGGGTGGCGGTATTGCGGCAATTACCTGCAACGGGGCGATGATCCATAACGCAGAAGGTGAGTTAATCCGGCGTGCGTGTTTACCATTGATTGTTAATGAAACGCTGTTGCCTTTGGGTGAAGCAGCGGGTGTTCATTTAAATATGTATACCGATGTCGAGTGGTTGGTGAATGCGCCCTGTGAATCTATGTTGGATGCGCACGCAGAATCACAATTTTTTTATCGCCAAATTCCATTGCAGGAAATGATCATCACGCCCGCATTAAAGATTTTGTTTTACGGGGAAAACGCCAAACTGCAACAACTGAAAGTACAAATTGAACACGCACTTCCGTTGCCAATCCATTTGACCTTTTCCGACGATTATTATTTGGAGGCCATGCCGCAACATATTTCCAAGGGCAATGCACTTAAAACCCTGGCGATGTATTTGAATTTCTCGCTGACCAATAGCATGGCCTTTGGCGATGGATTTAATGACGTGGAATTATTTGGTGCGGTTAGCCACGCAGTGGTGATGGGCAACGCGAGTGAAAAATTGAAAAACTTATTCCCTCACGCCCATCGCGCGTTATCACATACTGAAGATGGTGTGGCGCGCTTTTTGTTTGAGCATGTACTGCAGGGCTAG
- a CDS encoding ATP-binding protein produces MLKLSRKYFYLYAKLPLLNLGFAVVYFLLVQFGISWGSLTSQVSLIWPAAGFALFSLLIFGLRITPGILLGTVSATYFVHLEPIAGASLSTLVAALVIGSAALFQAIVIARINRGLLSSNLLVNLRRTLLFIASVFLGTLIAASVGVVTLYWLSVIPAAEMGKTWEFWWMGDSIGMLVFTSAFAWLLIPRVRQNTHSQAFLLLNVGVGLVMYLVSALGYIEHNESNRFANTAEMLMPAQNTLPWYQPSWLQLSVLALGLSLIGLLTAYIRTRQKHEALLRENQKRLEDEVLSHTQALRKANDWLLNEVMQRQQTQEQLQESQAALRAREQHLRSLLDNIPDPVWFKNLDGIYVSCNKAFARMLNQTEDEVVGKTEEQLVSRELAEFFRHNDQQALKSTELHRYEQLISVNEHEHYLLDTLKVAVRDEQGNAVGILGIGRDISAQKEVEKQLSLAKDAAEKATHAKSRFLANMSHEIRTPLNAVLGYTQLLMRDEQFTGNQRERLQLILVASQRLLTLINDILDLSKIESGVLNLRKEYFDLHQEVDDIKIIMAERAQNKGLQLITQVDLPDPYIVKGDRQKIGQILLNLLGNAIKFTPEGSVSLYVAHLAGEVEFVIGDTGPGISEAELAELFSAFKQGQAGEDAGGTGLGLTLSRHLAEGMGGSLQLSSILGQGTLAHLRLPLLSENILLDPRDTQTQVHHLQPGSQCKVLVVEDDEASCEILVDLLQQIGCETYAAHDGREGLALCQAQHFDIIFTDIRMPYLNGLEMLRRLRALPGYSSTPIVAVSASSLEHERAYYLTQGFQEFIGKPYAFDDVFAALKHYVHVHFDTDANVSETEQEDAGPVDLSLLAGRLQELAEFAASGEMSASKKIITAFTAEQLGKQRHQQLINAMRQYDLEKIEQLVREWLVGISA; encoded by the coding sequence GTGCTGAAGCTCTCTCGTAAATATTTTTATCTCTACGCCAAATTACCACTGCTTAACCTGGGTTTTGCGGTGGTTTATTTTTTATTGGTGCAGTTTGGCATTAGCTGGGGTTCGCTTACATCGCAAGTGTCGCTGATCTGGCCGGCGGCAGGTTTTGCGCTTTTCAGTTTATTAATATTTGGATTGCGTATCACTCCGGGAATTTTGCTAGGCACCGTTAGCGCAACCTACTTCGTCCACCTTGAACCCATCGCGGGTGCCAGCCTATCAACCTTGGTGGCAGCGCTGGTTATTGGTAGTGCCGCATTATTTCAGGCAATTGTTATTGCACGTATCAATCGCGGTTTATTGAGCAGTAACTTATTAGTGAATTTGCGCCGCACGCTGTTGTTTATTGCCAGCGTGTTTCTAGGCACACTGATTGCCGCCAGTGTTGGCGTAGTCACCTTGTATTGGCTCTCGGTTATACCTGCGGCAGAGATGGGAAAAACCTGGGAATTTTGGTGGATGGGCGACAGCATCGGTATGTTGGTATTCACCTCGGCATTCGCGTGGTTATTAATTCCACGGGTGCGACAAAATACGCATTCACAAGCATTTTTGTTGTTGAATGTGGGCGTAGGTTTGGTGATGTATCTGGTGTCTGCATTGGGTTACATCGAACACAACGAATCGAACCGTTTTGCCAATACCGCAGAGATGCTGATGCCCGCGCAAAACACGTTACCCTGGTATCAACCCAGTTGGTTGCAGCTATCGGTGCTTGCACTGGGTTTATCGCTGATCGGTTTATTAACTGCTTATATTCGCACGCGTCAAAAACACGAAGCGCTGTTGCGTGAAAATCAAAAACGTTTGGAAGATGAAGTACTATCGCATACCCAGGCGCTGCGCAAAGCCAATGACTGGCTGCTGAATGAAGTGATGCAACGCCAGCAAACGCAAGAGCAGTTGCAGGAGTCCCAAGCGGCATTGCGCGCCCGCGAGCAACATTTACGCAGCCTGCTCGATAATATTCCCGATCCTGTCTGGTTTAAAAATCTTGATGGCATTTATGTCAGCTGCAATAAAGCTTTTGCACGCATGCTTAACCAAACTGAAGATGAAGTGGTGGGCAAAACTGAAGAACAACTGGTATCGCGTGAGCTGGCAGAATTCTTTCGTCACAATGATCAGCAAGCGCTAAAAAGTACCGAGCTGCATCGCTATGAACAATTAATTAGTGTTAACGAGCATGAACACTATTTGTTGGATACATTAAAAGTCGCGGTACGCGATGAGCAGGGTAACGCCGTTGGCATTCTGGGAATTGGCCGCGATATTTCTGCGCAAAAAGAAGTAGAAAAACAATTATCACTAGCAAAAGATGCAGCCGAAAAAGCCACGCACGCCAAAAGCCGTTTTCTGGCCAATATGAGCCATGAAATTCGCACGCCGCTCAACGCTGTATTGGGCTACACCCAATTATTAATGCGCGATGAGCAATTCACCGGCAATCAACGCGAACGCCTGCAATTAATTTTGGTTGCCAGCCAGCGCCTGTTAACACTCATCAACGATATTCTGGATCTCTCCAAAATTGAATCCGGCGTGTTGAATTTGCGCAAAGAATATTTTGACCTTCATCAGGAAGTTGATGATATTAAAATTATCATGGCCGAGCGGGCGCAAAATAAAGGCTTGCAATTGATTACCCAGGTTGATTTGCCAGACCCCTATATCGTAAAAGGCGACCGCCAAAAAATCGGTCAGATCCTGTTAAATCTATTAGGTAATGCGATCAAATTTACGCCCGAGGGTAGCGTCAGTTTATATGTGGCGCATCTTGCTGGTGAAGTTGAATTTGTGATTGGCGATACCGGCCCCGGCATTTCAGAAGCAGAGTTAGCCGAATTATTTTCGGCCTTCAAGCAAGGCCAAGCCGGTGAAGATGCCGGTGGTACCGGCCTTGGCCTTACCCTCTCGCGCCATTTGGCCGAAGGCATGGGTGGCAGCTTGCAACTCTCCAGTATTCTTGGGCAGGGCACGCTGGCGCATTTGCGTTTGCCGCTACTCAGCGAAAATATTTTGCTCGACCCGCGCGACACCCAAACACAAGTTCATCACTTGCAACCCGGCAGTCAATGCAAAGTGTTGGTGGTGGAGGACGATGAAGCCAGTTGTGAAATTCTGGTGGATTTGTTGCAGCAGATTGGTTGCGAAACCTACGCCGCCCACGATGGCCGCGAAGGCTTGGCACTTTGCCAAGCGCAGCACTTCGATATTATTTTTACCGACATCCGCATGCCCTATTTAAACGGATTGGAAATGCTGCGCCGGTTACGCGCATTGCCCGGCTACAGCAGCACGCCCATCGTTGCAGTGTCGGCATCCAGTTTGGAACATGAACGCGCGTATTATTTAACGCAAGGCTTCCAGGAATTTATCGGCAAGCCCTATGCGTTTGACGATGTATTCGCCGCACTAAAACATTATGTGCATGTGCATTTTGATACAGACGCAAATGTAAGCGAGACAGAACAGGAAGATGCTGGTCCCGTTGATCTCTCACTGCTTGCAGGCCGTTTGCAGGAATTAGCTGAATTCGCGGCAAGCGGTGAAATGTCAGCGAGCAAAAAAATCATTACTGCATTCACCGCCGAGCAATTAGGCAAGCAGCGTCACCAACAACTTATTAACGCAATGCGCCAATACGATCTGGAAAAAATAGAGCAGCTGGTGCGCGAGTGGCTTGTGGGTATTTCGGCATAA
- a CDS encoding bifunctional diguanylate cyclase/phosphodiesterase, whose amino-acid sequence MSSATRILLVDDTPENLDVLSGILEDLDCQLIVATSGERALELAARRLPDLILLDVMMPDMNGFEVCTRLKAELATTEIPIIFVTARADDISQGFRVGGADYITKPINADEVRSRVRHQLERQTMLAELKSFNRELEGKVRERTAELTIANRQLREEINERRYMQDRLNYLATHDFVTRLHNRNALEAHVSELLARVQVQDINASFLLIDIDRFRLINESCGCIAGDELLRQFADSISGLLTRNDFFARLGGDRFAVVTHCEEGDKGIALGKNILKHLQQFNFQWEDRQFQLAASIATIPLNRTMVSYDQVMLAADEVIFVAKREARGGIFSYEEAAQRSNLHKDNINWASRLVDAVHSQLFRAYFQMIEFLPATAGLAKPRYRLEILLRLWDATHQRMVSPGEFIGPAERLHLVPELDKWVINSTFNLFAQHPQLLELLELISINLSAISIRESQLAQFIINSFHHHNLPPHKFCFEITETQAIVNVESARQFMKELRELGCHFALDDFGSGFASYAYLHQLAFDKIKIDGIFVRDMDTDPAHYAMVKSIVEMANSLDKEIIAEFVETAEVAQQLRELGVSWGQGYHHHRPEELNYQSLEKLLG is encoded by the coding sequence ATGTCGAGCGCGACACGTATTTTGCTGGTCGATGATACCCCCGAAAATCTGGATGTCCTCAGCGGAATTCTTGAAGATCTGGATTGCCAATTAATTGTGGCAACGTCCGGAGAACGTGCGCTGGAGCTGGCTGCACGGCGCTTGCCCGATTTGATTTTGCTCGATGTAATGATGCCGGACATGAACGGCTTTGAAGTCTGTACCCGCCTCAAGGCCGAATTGGCCACCACTGAAATCCCGATTATCTTTGTGACTGCGCGTGCGGATGATATTAGCCAGGGCTTCCGTGTAGGCGGCGCTGACTATATTACCAAGCCGATCAATGCCGATGAGGTGCGCTCCCGTGTGCGCCATCAGCTGGAACGGCAGACAATGCTCGCGGAACTGAAATCCTTTAACCGTGAGCTGGAAGGCAAGGTGCGCGAGCGCACCGCCGAGCTGACCATCGCCAACCGCCAGCTGCGCGAGGAAATTAATGAGCGGCGCTACATGCAAGACCGCCTCAATTATCTCGCCACCCACGATTTTGTCACCCGTCTGCACAACCGCAATGCCCTTGAAGCTCATGTATCCGAATTGCTGGCGCGCGTGCAAGTACAAGACATTAATGCCTCGTTCTTGTTAATTGATATCGACCGCTTCCGTTTGATTAACGAAAGTTGCGGCTGTATCGCCGGTGATGAACTATTGCGCCAATTTGCCGATAGCATCAGCGGCTTGTTAACGCGCAATGATTTTTTTGCGCGTTTGGGCGGCGACCGTTTTGCCGTCGTCACGCATTGTGAAGAAGGCGACAAAGGAATTGCGCTTGGAAAAAATATTCTCAAGCATTTGCAGCAATTTAATTTCCAATGGGAAGATCGCCAATTCCAATTGGCTGCCTCCATCGCCACCATTCCACTTAACCGCACCATGGTGAGTTACGATCAAGTCATGCTCGCCGCCGATGAAGTCATTTTTGTTGCCAAGCGTGAAGCGCGCGGCGGTATTTTCAGTTACGAAGAGGCTGCCCAACGCAGCAACTTGCACAAAGACAATATTAATTGGGCATCGCGTTTGGTGGATGCAGTACATAGCCAATTGTTCCGCGCCTATTTCCAGATGATTGAATTTCTGCCCGCAACAGCGGGCCTGGCCAAACCCCGTTATCGTTTGGAAATATTGTTGCGTTTGTGGGATGCAACTCATCAGCGCATGGTCTCACCCGGTGAATTCATCGGCCCGGCGGAACGTTTGCATTTGGTGCCCGAGCTGGATAAATGGGTAATTAACAGTACCTTCAATTTATTTGCACAGCATCCGCAATTGCTGGAGCTGTTAGAGCTTATATCCATTAACTTATCTGCCATCTCTATCCGTGAATCACAATTGGCGCAATTCATCATCAATAGTTTCCATCACCACAATTTACCACCACATAAATTTTGTTTTGAAATCACTGAAACCCAAGCGATTGTCAACGTAGAATCGGCGCGCCAATTTATGAAAGAGCTGCGCGAGTTGGGTTGTCATTTTGCGCTGGATGATTTTGGCAGCGGCTTTGCGTCTTATGCGTATTTGCATCAATTGGCATTCGACAAAATAAAAATCGACGGCATTTTTGTGCGCGATATGGATACCGACCCTGCGCACTACGCGATGGTGAAATCCATTGTGGAAATGGCGAATTCTTTGGATAAAGAAATTATTGCCGAGTTTGTAGAAACAGCCGAAGTTGCCCAACAGCTGCGCGAGTTGGGTGTCAGTTGGGGGCAGGGTTATCACCACCATCGCCCGGAAGAATTGAATTATCAGTCGTTGGAAAAACTCCTGGGCTGA
- the ubiB gene encoding ubiquinone biosynthesis regulatory protein kinase UbiB, which yields MIVFFRLLKILRVFARYRLDQLLPANLPFAAKLLLLFFKLFPAPRLSRGECLRRACEDLGPIFVKFGQLLSTRPDLVPDDIVQELNHLQDNVAPFASEEFQRIVEASLGAKVSDIFASYEHAPLASASVAQVHTAVLNDGREVVIKVIRPGIQAVIEQDIELLLLVARWVENNTLDGKRLHPVEIVEDYRVTIIDELDLQREAANASQLRRNFLNSPLLYVPEIYWDYTRSNVLVMERIYGIPVTDMAALNAQNTDLKKLAERGVEIFFTQVFEHNFFHADMHPGNIFVSTKNPQLPQYIAVDMAIVGSLTREDQYYLARNLLAMFRRDYRQVAELHVQSGWVPSYVRVEELEAAIRTVCEPIFEKPLKEISFANVLLSLFRTARRFDMEVQPQLVLLQKTLLNIEGLGRQLYPDLDLWATAHPFLERWLKNRFHPKSLWRELKRTAPDWMEKFPQVPDLIFSSLQQLPLITQKLDALENDVAKRNLHQHRGRRKLIALVALGAAGYFLYQDMQGSAVLRDWIITDVSPSTIVLGAIGLLALWFRK from the coding sequence GTGATTGTTTTTTTCCGTCTATTAAAAATCCTGCGCGTATTTGCACGCTATCGTCTGGATCAATTGTTGCCAGCGAATCTGCCTTTTGCTGCGAAACTTCTATTATTATTTTTCAAATTATTCCCGGCACCGCGGCTCTCACGCGGCGAGTGTTTGCGCCGTGCGTGCGAAGACCTAGGCCCTATCTTTGTCAAATTTGGCCAGTTGTTATCAACCCGCCCCGATCTCGTGCCCGATGACATAGTGCAGGAATTAAATCACCTGCAAGACAATGTCGCGCCTTTTGCCAGTGAAGAATTCCAGCGCATTGTTGAAGCATCCTTAGGTGCGAAAGTCAGTGATATTTTTGCAAGTTACGAGCACGCGCCGCTTGCGTCGGCATCGGTAGCGCAGGTGCACACGGCGGTGTTGAACGATGGCCGCGAGGTGGTCATTAAAGTAATTCGTCCGGGTATCCAGGCGGTTATTGAACAAGACATCGAGCTGCTGTTGTTGGTGGCGCGCTGGGTAGAAAACAATACGCTCGATGGAAAACGCCTGCATCCGGTTGAAATTGTAGAAGATTACCGCGTTACCATTATTGATGAACTGGATTTGCAGCGCGAAGCGGCCAACGCCTCGCAACTGCGGCGCAATTTTTTAAATTCGCCTTTGCTTTATGTGCCGGAAATTTATTGGGATTACACCCGCAGCAATGTATTGGTGATGGAGCGCATTTATGGCATTCCCGTAACGGATATGGCCGCGCTCAATGCGCAAAATACCGATCTGAAAAAATTGGCCGAGCGAGGAGTGGAAATATTCTTCACCCAGGTGTTCGAGCACAATTTTTTCCATGCCGATATGCACCCAGGCAATATTTTTGTCTCCACCAAAAACCCGCAACTGCCGCAATATATTGCGGTGGATATGGCCATCGTCGGCTCACTCACGCGTGAAGACCAATATTATTTGGCCAGAAATTTACTGGCGATGTTCCGCCGTGATTATCGTCAGGTTGCCGAGCTGCACGTGCAAAGTGGTTGGGTGCCATCCTATGTGCGGGTAGAAGAATTGGAAGCGGCAATTCGCACGGTGTGCGAGCCGATCTTTGAAAAACCGCTGAAAGAAATTTCGTTTGCGAATGTATTGCTGAGCTTGTTCCGCACGGCGCGCCGGTTCGATATGGAAGTGCAGCCGCAATTGGTGTTGTTACAAAAAACCTTGCTGAATATTGAAGGGCTTGGCCGACAGTTATATCCCGATCTGGATTTGTGGGCGACTGCACACCCGTTTTTGGAGCGCTGGTTGAAAAACCGTTTTCATCCCAAATCGCTCTGGCGCGAACTCAAACGCACCGCACCGGATTGGATGGAAAAATTCCCGCAGGTGCCGGATCTGATTTTCAGCAGCTTGCAACAATTACCGCTGATTACGCAAAAGCTGGATGCATTGGAAAACGATGTTGCCAAGCGCAACCTGCACCAGCATCGCGGCCGCCGGAAATTAATCGCGCTGGTCGCCCTTGGTGCAGCCGGATATTTTCTCTATCAAGATATGCAAGGTTCAGCGGTATTGCGCGATTGGATTATTACCGATGTATCACCCTCCACTATTGTATTGGGTGCCATTGGCTTGTTGGCCTTGTGGTTTAGAAAATAA
- a CDS encoding SCP2 domain-containing protein codes for MANTLLIGALASAEKIINAALRYDPATRTGLTRLEGKILAVQISAPALNFFIMPMDDELRLMGNWDGDVDTRITGSLPALAQLAQTEIHNLKDSGVTAMGDLSLLADYQRLLKNLDIDWEDMLSQFTGDIIGHQTAQLIRTKFGWVKDRANSAQRLTKEFLTEELKTMPGKPELETFYRDVDELRLAVDRAAARVETIINKKP; via the coding sequence ATGGCTAACACCCTATTGATTGGCGCGCTCGCCAGCGCCGAGAAAATTATCAACGCAGCTCTGCGTTACGATCCCGCCACGCGCACCGGTCTTACTCGTTTGGAAGGAAAAATTCTTGCGGTGCAAATCAGCGCACCGGCACTGAATTTTTTTATCATGCCAATGGATGATGAGCTGCGCCTAATGGGCAATTGGGACGGCGATGTGGATACGCGTATCACTGGTTCCCTGCCTGCGCTTGCGCAACTGGCACAAACCGAAATCCACAATTTAAAAGACAGTGGCGTTACCGCGATGGGTGATTTATCGCTGCTTGCTGACTACCAGCGATTGCTCAAAAACCTCGACATCGATTGGGAAGATATGCTCAGCCAATTCACGGGCGATATCATCGGACACCAAACAGCACAATTGATCCGCACAAAATTTGGTTGGGTAAAAGACCGTGCAAACAGTGCGCAGCGGCTCACCAAAGAATTCCTCACCGAAGAATTAAAAACCATGCCCGGTAAACCCGAACTTGAAACTTTTTATCGCGATGTGGATGAGTTGCGTCTGGCGGTAGATCGCGCAGCTGCGCGTGTTGAAACGATCATTAATAAAAAACCATGA
- the ubiE gene encoding bifunctional demethylmenaquinone methyltransferase/2-methoxy-6-polyprenyl-1,4-benzoquinol methylase UbiE translates to MNEKKTTHFGFQEVPVDEKAGRVAEVFHSVAAKYDLMNDLMSAGIHRLWKRFTIEASGVRAGHKVLDIAGGTGDLSYQFAKLVGANGQVVLADINASMLGVGRDRLTDRGIAGNINFAQCDAQYLPFPDNTFDCITIAFGLRNVTDKDLALRSMLRVLKPGGRLLVLEFSKPQSDILSKVYDTYSFKVLPFMGKLVTNDADSYRYLAESIRMHPDQQTLKDMMDSAGFVRTEFHNMTGGIVALHKGIKP, encoded by the coding sequence ATGAACGAGAAAAAAACCACCCACTTTGGCTTTCAGGAAGTGCCTGTCGATGAAAAAGCGGGGCGCGTTGCTGAAGTATTCCATTCCGTCGCCGCCAAATACGATCTGATGAATGACTTGATGTCAGCAGGCATCCATCGTTTGTGGAAGCGCTTTACCATTGAGGCATCCGGCGTGCGCGCTGGCCACAAGGTATTGGATATCGCGGGCGGCACCGGCGATTTGAGCTACCAGTTCGCCAAATTAGTGGGTGCTAACGGGCAAGTGGTGCTCGCCGACATCAACGCCTCAATGCTCGGCGTTGGCCGCGACCGGCTCACCGACCGCGGCATTGCCGGCAATATCAACTTTGCCCAGTGCGATGCACAGTACCTGCCCTTCCCGGATAACACCTTTGACTGCATCACCATCGCCTTCGGTCTGCGCAACGTCACCGACAAAGACCTCGCCCTGCGCTCCATGCTGCGCGTATTGAAACCGGGCGGGCGATTGTTGGTGCTGGAATTTTCCAAACCGCAAAGTGACATCCTCAGCAAGGTGTACGACACCTATTCATTCAAAGTGCTGCCGTTTATGGGCAAGTTGGTGACTAACGATGCTGATAGCTATCGCTACCTTGCCGAATCCATCCGTATGCATCCGGATCAGCAAACACTGAAAGACATGATGGATAGCGCCGGATTTGTGCGCACCGAATTCCACAATATGACCGGCGGCATAGTCGCGCTGCATAAAGGCATTAAACCCTAA
- a CDS encoding arginine/lysine/ornithine decarboxylase, which produces MKFRFPIVIIDEDFRSENTSGSGIRALADAIEQENWEVLGVTSYGDLSQFAQQQSRASAFILSIDDEEFGTGSQEETDHALKALRAFVEEIRYKNADIPIYLYGETRTSRHIPNDILRELHGFIHMFEDTPEFVARHIIREAKSYLDGLAPPFFRALVHYAQDGSYSWHCPGHSGGVAFLKSPIGQMFHQFFGERMLRADVCNAVEELGQLLDHTGPIAASERNAARIFNADHCYFVTNGTSTSNKMVWHSTVAPGDIVVVDRNCHKSILHSIIMCGAIPVFLMPTRNNLGIIGPIPLEEFTPESIERKIQANPFAREAANKKPRILTITQSTYDGVLYNVETLKNMLDGKIDTLHFDEAWLPHATFHEFYQDMHAIGKDRPRAKESMIFSTQSTHKLLAGLSQASQVLVRESEKVKLDQDAFNEAYLMHTSTSPQYSIIASCDIAAAMMEAPGGHALVEESILEALDFRRAMKKVDEEWGQDWWFQVWGPDEFAADGVGSREDWVLRSDDNWHGFGKLAPNFNMLDPIKATIVNPGLSVNGQFAETGIPASIVTKYLAENGVIIEKCGLYSFFIMFTIGITKGRWNTLVAALQQFKDDYDKNAPMWRIMPEFAQANPRYERMGLRDLCQQIHDFYKAYDVARLTTEMYLSDMQPAMKPSDAFAKMAHREIERVPIDQLEGRITSILLTPYPPGIPLLIPGERFNKTIVDYLKFARDFNEKFPGFETDVHGLVKREVDGKKDYYVDCVKQ; this is translated from the coding sequence ATGAAATTTCGCTTTCCTATTGTCATCATCGATGAAGACTTCCGCTCCGAGAACACCTCGGGTTCCGGCATACGCGCGCTAGCCGATGCTATCGAGCAAGAAAACTGGGAGGTACTGGGCGTTACCAGCTACGGTGATTTGTCGCAGTTCGCGCAGCAGCAATCGCGCGCCTCGGCGTTTATTTTGTCGATCGATGACGAAGAATTTGGCACCGGCTCGCAAGAAGAGACCGATCACGCCCTCAAAGCCCTGCGCGCGTTTGTGGAAGAAATCCGCTACAAAAACGCCGACATCCCGATTTACCTATACGGTGAGACGCGCACCTCGCGCCATATTCCCAACGATATTTTGCGCGAGCTGCACGGCTTCATTCATATGTTTGAAGACACGCCTGAATTTGTGGCGCGCCATATCATCCGCGAAGCCAAATCTTATCTCGATGGCCTTGCACCGCCGTTTTTCCGCGCGCTGGTGCATTACGCACAAGACGGCTCCTACTCCTGGCACTGCCCCGGTCACTCGGGCGGCGTAGCCTTTTTGAAATCGCCGATTGGCCAGATGTTCCACCAATTTTTCGGTGAGCGCATGCTGCGCGCCGACGTGTGTAACGCAGTAGAAGAGCTCGGCCAACTGCTCGACCACACTGGCCCTATCGCGGCCTCCGAGCGCAACGCCGCGCGTATTTTCAATGCCGACCATTGTTACTTCGTCACCAACGGAACCTCTACCTCTAACAAGATGGTGTGGCACTCCACCGTGGCACCGGGCGATATCGTGGTAGTTGACCGCAACTGCCATAAATCCATTCTGCACTCAATCATCATGTGCGGCGCGATTCCGGTATTCCTGATGCCGACGCGTAATAACCTCGGCATTATCGGGCCAATTCCGCTGGAAGAATTCACGCCGGAAAGCATCGAGCGCAAAATACAAGCGAACCCGTTTGCGCGTGAAGCCGCGAATAAAAAGCCGCGCATCCTCACCATTACCCAATCGACTTACGATGGTGTGCTCTACAACGTCGAGACGCTGAAAAATATGCTTGATGGGAAAATCGATACGCTCCACTTCGATGAAGCCTGGTTGCCGCACGCGACTTTCCACGAGTTTTACCAAGACATGCACGCGATTGGCAAAGACCGCCCGCGCGCAAAAGAATCGATGATTTTCTCTACCCAATCCACGCACAAACTGCTCGCCGGTTTGTCGCAGGCATCGCAAGTGTTGGTGCGCGAATCGGAAAAAGTAAAACTGGACCAGGACGCGTTCAACGAAGCCTACTTGATGCACACATCAACGTCGCCGCAATACTCGATCATTGCATCTTGCGATATTGCCGCAGCGATGATGGAAGCACCCGGTGGTCACGCGCTGGTAGAAGAATCGATTCTGGAAGCACTGGATTTCCGTCGCGCGATGAAAAAAGTGGACGAGGAATGGGGTCAGGATTGGTGGTTCCAGGTTTGGGGGCCGGATGAATTTGCAGCCGATGGCGTTGGCTCGCGCGAAGACTGGGTATTGCGCAGCGATGACAACTGGCACGGCTTCGGCAAACTCGCGCCGAACTTCAACATGCTCGACCCGATTAAAGCCACCATCGTTAACCCTGGCTTGTCGGTCAATGGCCAATTTGCCGAGACCGGTATTCCCGCGTCGATCGTCACCAAATATTTGGCTGAGAACGGCGTTATTATCGAGAAGTGCGGCCTCTACTCGTTCTTCATCATGTTCACCATCGGCATCACCAAAGGCCGTTGGAATACACTCGTAGCCGCGCTGCAACAGTTCAAAGATGACTACGACAAGAACGCGCCTATGTGGCGCATCATGCCGGAGTTTGCACAAGCCAACCCGCGCTATGAGCGCATGGGCTTGCGCGATCTTTGCCAGCAGATTCACGATTTCTATAAAGCCTACGATGTTGCGCGCTTGACCACGGAAATGTATTTGTCCGACATGCAACCGGCGATGAAACCGTCCGATGCGTTTGCAAAAATGGCGCACCGTGAAATCGAGCGCGTACCCATCGACCAGCTCGAAGGCCGCATCACCTCGATTTTGTTAACGCCTTACCCGCCGGGTATTCCGCTGTTGATTCCGGGCGAGCGCTTTAACAAAACTATCGTGGACTATTTGAAATTCGCACGCGATTTCAACGAAAAATTCCCCGGCTTTGAAACCGACGTACACGGCTTGGTGAAACGCGAAGTGGATGGCAAAAAAGATTATTACGTTGACTGCGTAAAACAATAA